The genomic window GAAAATGTATAATCCCGTTCTTTACCCCTTTTCCTTCAATAATCTCCTGTTGAAAAAGGGACTGGAAAAACTCCAGAGTATAGGTTAATGGAATATTCATTCGCATCTTTCTCATGGATGCCATCAAGAAGAAATAACATTCTTCATCCATTATAAGTTGAGCCTCTCTCACAAAGAAAGAAACCTTCACCGCATCTCCTGCAAGAAATGCTCTATTTTTCACAGGTAAATCCCCTGAAGTAAAATATTGATTTTCCAATTTTTATATTGATTGAGTTATAAAAAAATAATGAACGATAAATCGTTCATCAGTTTTGTTATTTGGTTGCAAACGCATTAAGCAGCCCCTAATTTTATTCTTAGATTCTCTATCAGATTTTCCCAGTACATTGCATTTTCATCTTCATCTCCATCTTCACAGAAGTCTGTAATATTTAAGGCTAAATCTTCTGTAATATCATCAATTACGATCGTCATTTCAAAGAAATTTTTTGTTCCTTCGTCTTCTTCCCATCTGAAACGAACGAAACCTTCAGGCTTATATCTGATTAAAGTGGCTTTCTCAGCAGGACCTCCACCCCAGCTGAAAAAGAAGTCATCGCCCTTCTCTGTTACCTCATCCGCAAACCATTCAGACAACCCTTCTGCAGTCGCAAGATACTCATATAAAATCTCTGACAGACAGTGCATTGGGAACTCGTAATGGACTTTATGTTTCGCCATATAATCTTTGTTTTAATCGTCACGCAATATATAAATTAATTTTTTGATTACACAAAAATGTATTTACTTTTTTACATAATCTTCATGATATTTATCAGAGATTTTTAAATACTTGTTTAACTCTGTTTTCATGAAAAAAGCTCTTCATTTTGAAGAGCTTTTTATATTAATTTTCGTTTAAAATTTTAACAGTAATTTGGGAATATACAAGCCATTTCATGATGGCATATTTTTATCAACTCAAACTTACCTCAATAATTTTTCCAAAGGCAATTGCCTTTGGAAAAATTCCCATTTTAAACTCAGAACCTTCTTTTATCTTATTTATCAAAAAATCTCTTTCTAATAAATTTATTTTGACTAAGATCGGTTTATTTATATCAATCGTAGCATTTTTTTGAATCTGAATTTCAGAAAAAGTAGATATTTTATCATTAGGAATCCAAAAAGACAGTCTAATTGATTCAGTAATTGGGAAATTAAAACTTTCTTTTGCAATTTCTAGAAAAACAACTTCTGCAATTAAATTTAATTCTCTCATTCTTCTTATTTTAATATTAATAACGAATCCATTCTATTTTCATTGCAGAATTGAACTTTTCCAAATTACTTGGAAGCACAGTGCCTCCAGGAAAACCGTCAATTATCATATCTGATTCCATAAATATATAATTTTTATTACCTGGTGTAACAAATGACTTTGGTATTTTAATTTTTGCTGTGAATGGTTTTGCAAATCTTGAATTTGTCCACATTTTCATTCCAGATTCTCCTACCCAGAATTGCTTTCCTTGGAATTGATTTGGATGTATTGAAAATCCTCTTTGTGCTTTAATAGACGCTAACTCATTCCAACCAAAATTCCTGTATACTATTACTTCCTCTTGACCTGGAGTCAGCTTATAATCGCCCCATTCGGTAATCGGTGTCACTTCTTCTGTCTGAGGGTTTATATTATATCCAACAGTTTTTTGAATTTGACCGTCC from Chryseobacterium camelliae includes these protein-coding regions:
- a CDS encoding START-like domain-containing protein — its product is MAKHKVHYEFPMHCLSEILYEYLATAEGLSEWFADEVTEKGDDFFFSWGGGPAEKATLIRYKPEGFVRFRWEEDEGTKNFFEMTIVIDDITEDLALNITDFCEDGDEDENAMYWENLIENLRIKLGAA